A part of Halobaculum sp. MBLA0143 genomic DNA contains:
- a CDS encoding CheF family chemotaxis protein, with protein MAAQDDQEEYMLADTKGRFAQAVKGGRPLNDVSWTPGRIVLSNRRLVLVGNDGKRTIPLSDVSKIGGRHDVTQEVQRVSNYVSLRLGEDVLLVAAKNHEEFQTNVYQAFLDRRVIYARHPAVAGGVVQDTEWEKARLKVEADGVSVALESGEFVRLELDDIGTLDTAERTVFDEKRKVIEAEHTNDEGGSVQTYLSGEGWRMAVLKSYLGQNQERTSGAVELSESEREVLMALYSGVSSFDVPQFLDMEVERVEEIFERLIEVNVLEEVRKRREVNLEPRGRNIASEAMNEQ; from the coding sequence ATGCTCGCGGACACCAAAGGGCGGTTCGCTCAGGCGGTCAAAGGCGGCCGCCCGCTCAACGACGTGTCGTGGACCCCCGGCCGGATCGTCCTGTCGAACCGTCGCCTGGTGCTCGTCGGCAACGACGGCAAGCGGACGATTCCGCTGTCGGACGTGAGCAAGATCGGCGGGCGCCACGACGTGACCCAGGAGGTCCAACGGGTCTCGAACTACGTCAGTCTCCGCCTCGGAGAGGACGTGTTGTTGGTGGCCGCAAAGAACCACGAGGAGTTCCAGACGAACGTCTACCAGGCGTTCCTGGACCGACGGGTGATCTACGCCCGACACCCGGCCGTCGCCGGCGGGGTCGTCCAGGACACGGAGTGGGAGAAGGCCCGGCTGAAGGTGGAGGCCGACGGCGTCTCCGTCGCCTTGGAGTCGGGTGAGTTCGTCCGGCTGGAACTGGACGACATCGGCACCCTCGACACCGCCGAACGCACCGTGTTCGACGAGAAACGGAAGGTGATCGAGGCGGAACACACGAACGACGAGGGCGGCAGCGTCCAGACGTACCTCTCGGGCGAGGGGTGGCGGATGGCCGTCCTGAAGTCGTACCTCGGTCAGAACCAGGAACGCACCAGCGGTGCCGTCGAGCTGTCGGAGTCGGAACGCGAGGTGCTGATGGCGCTGTACTCCGGAGTGTCGTCGTTCGACGTGCCGCAGTTCCTCGACATGGAGGTGGAACGCGTCGAGGAGATCTTCGAACGACTGATCGAGGTGAACGTGTTGGAGGAGGTGCGCAAGCGCCGCGAGGTGAACCTCGAGCCGCGGGGCCGCAACATCGCCAGCGAGGCGATGAACGAGCAGTGA
- a CDS encoding winged helix-turn-helix domain-containing protein: protein MPETTQNRWEEEDMKRQRLSEPSGWLHLTSNDHAQLLVDALIDGYPDSFNKTELADFAGVSRDTVYDHIELLEELDVAEDVNRGKQTRYRFDPDSDVSDAILAVDAAVQSAQEMDENC, encoded by the coding sequence ATGCCAGAGACGACACAGAACCGGTGGGAGGAGGAGGACATGAAACGACAGCGGCTGTCGGAGCCGAGCGGGTGGCTCCACCTGACGAGCAACGATCACGCGCAGCTGTTGGTCGACGCGCTGATCGACGGCTACCCGGACAGCTTCAACAAGACGGAGCTGGCGGACTTCGCGGGTGTCAGCCGGGACACCGTGTACGACCACATCGAGCTTCTCGAAGAGCTAGATGTCGCAGAGGACGTGAACCGTGGCAAACAGACGCGGTACAGATTCGATCCGGACAGCGACGTGAGCGACGCGATCCTCGCGGTTGATGCGGCAGTGCAGTCGGCTCAAGAGATGGACGAGAACTGCTGA
- a CDS encoding acyl-CoA dehydrogenase family protein: MLDYVDLGADLTEEETLIRDTAREFVAEEVQPEIADHYEAGTFPTELIPEMGELGFYAPNLEGYGSPNVSERAYGVLMQELEACDSGLRSMASVQGALVMYPIHAFGSEAQKEEWLPALGQGEAVGCFGLTEPEHGSNPAGMETTAERDADGFVLNGAKTWITNSPIADVAVVWARLSSAEGSPVRGFLVETDRDGVTTNEIHDKLSMRASITGEIDLDDVRVPEENVLPGVEGMKGPLACLTQARFGIAWGAVGAARDCFETAREYTTDREQFGGPVARFQIQQEKLAEMATQITLAQLLAHRLADLKERGDLRPQQVSMAKRNNVRMAREQSKVAREMLGGNGITTDYSPMRHMANLETVYTYEGTHDIHSLILGEDLTGIAAFE, encoded by the coding sequence ATGCTCGACTACGTGGACCTCGGGGCGGACCTCACCGAAGAGGAGACGCTGATCCGCGACACCGCCCGGGAGTTCGTCGCCGAGGAGGTCCAGCCGGAGATCGCCGACCACTACGAGGCGGGGACGTTCCCGACGGAGCTGATTCCGGAGATGGGGGAACTCGGCTTCTACGCCCCGAACCTGGAGGGGTACGGCTCCCCCAACGTCTCCGAGCGGGCCTACGGCGTCCTGATGCAGGAGCTGGAGGCGTGTGACTCCGGGCTGCGGTCGATGGCGTCCGTCCAGGGGGCGCTCGTGATGTACCCGATCCACGCCTTCGGGAGCGAGGCCCAGAAAGAGGAGTGGCTGCCGGCGCTCGGACAGGGTGAGGCGGTCGGCTGCTTCGGGCTGACGGAGCCGGAACACGGCTCGAACCCGGCGGGGATGGAGACGACGGCGGAACGCGACGCGGACGGCTTCGTGTTGAACGGCGCGAAGACGTGGATCACGAACTCCCCGATCGCGGACGTGGCGGTCGTGTGGGCGCGCTTGTCCTCGGCCGAGGGGTCGCCGGTGCGTGGCTTCCTCGTCGAGACGGATCGCGACGGCGTCACCACCAACGAGATCCACGACAAGCTGTCGATGCGGGCGTCGATCACCGGAGAGATCGACTTAGACGACGTGCGCGTCCCCGAAGAGAACGTCCTCCCGGGTGTCGAGGGGATGAAGGGGCCGCTGGCGTGTCTCACACAGGCCCGCTTCGGGATCGCCTGGGGGGCCGTCGGTGCCGCCCGCGACTGCTTCGAGACGGCTCGGGAGTACACGACGGACCGCGAGCAGTTCGGCGGCCCGGTCGCTCGGTTCCAGATCCAACAGGAGAAGCTGGCGGAGATGGCGACCCAGATCACGCTCGCCCAACTGCTGGCCCACCGGCTGGCGGACCTGAAGGAGCGCGGCGACCTCCGGCCACAACAGGTGTCGATGGCCAAGCGCAACAACGTCCGGATGGCCCGCGAGCAGTCGAAGGTGGCCAGAGAGATGCTGGGCGGCAACGGGATCACGACGGACTACTCCCCGATGCGGCACATGGCGAACCTGGAGACGGTGTACACGTACGAGGGCACCCACGACATCCACTCGCTGATCCTGGGGGAGGATCTGACGGGTATCGCGGCGTTCGAGTAG
- a CDS encoding ATP-binding protein: protein MIVVDVAYVVTAAAGVGLTAVAVRFDRDVLGGRSFAWFLGLLGVWSAVCGVGGLTGVFPSPRATPAVPGVVFMPAVGVGTTTVPLLLFALQYTGRITRPGRRLVGLLAVMLAAFVVWAAAVWGRSGDGVGTVVLVGASVGWSVLSLAFVAVAVYALVDAVGGTVLGWTEAIAVIVPAATINTAWRVTTFVYQIGSESATALTVAVPPAATLLVTVPLLARRDPFETLPAVGRRGRQAAIRETDDIVVVVDDDDTVVEVNAAAEATLGDGIPGETAVADLLDATAAELSTTETVRLDGRAYDPQVSWLSDHHDRRLGAVVSLRDVTARESREQRLSVLNRVLRHNVRNQMDVIRAHAEALDDDHGVAIRETVDTVSKLGSDARTVARLADSETVSVRIDEVVDGVVADHCEGVTATATHDATVAESVGGDELDDGDELDARVVADGSDGTVGDGVTVTTAVPSATVTTDERALRVALDSAVANAVEHADSQVTVGCRERETADGYVVAVADDGPGLPASERAALEVDRETQLEHATGLGLWKLRWAVEALGGTVSVSTDDGTTVSVTVPDRG from the coding sequence ATGATCGTCGTCGACGTCGCGTACGTCGTGACGGCTGCCGCGGGGGTCGGGCTGACCGCCGTCGCCGTCCGGTTCGACCGGGACGTGCTCGGCGGGCGCTCGTTCGCGTGGTTCCTCGGGCTGCTCGGCGTCTGGAGTGCCGTCTGTGGCGTCGGGGGTCTCACGGGCGTGTTCCCGTCGCCACGAGCGACCCCAGCGGTTCCCGGTGTGGTGTTCATGCCCGCCGTCGGCGTGGGAACGACGACGGTCCCGTTGCTCCTGTTCGCGCTCCAGTACACCGGCCGGATCACGCGACCGGGCCGCCGACTCGTCGGGCTCCTGGCAGTGATGCTCGCCGCCTTCGTCGTCTGGGCCGCCGCCGTCTGGGGGCGGTCTGGCGACGGAGTCGGCACTGTAGTCCTCGTCGGGGCGAGTGTCGGGTGGAGCGTCTTGAGTCTCGCGTTCGTGGCAGTCGCAGTGTACGCGCTCGTCGACGCCGTCGGCGGAACGGTGCTCGGCTGGACGGAGGCGATCGCGGTGATCGTCCCCGCGGCCACGATCAACACCGCCTGGCGTGTGACGACTTTCGTCTACCAGATTGGCAGCGAGTCCGCGACCGCGCTCACCGTCGCGGTGCCGCCGGCCGCGACGCTGCTCGTGACGGTCCCGTTGCTGGCGCGTCGGGACCCGTTCGAGACGCTCCCGGCGGTCGGTCGCCGGGGACGACAGGCGGCGATCCGTGAGACGGACGACATCGTTGTCGTCGTGGACGACGACGACACCGTCGTCGAGGTGAACGCGGCCGCCGAGGCGACACTCGGCGACGGAATTCCCGGCGAGACGGCCGTGGCGGACCTACTCGACGCGACGGCGGCCGAACTGTCGACCACGGAGACGGTGCGGCTGGACGGCCGAGCGTACGACCCGCAGGTGTCGTGGCTGTCGGACCACCACGACCGGCGGCTCGGCGCGGTGGTCAGCTTACGAGACGTGACGGCACGCGAGTCACGCGAACAACGGCTCTCCGTGTTGAACCGTGTACTCCGGCACAACGTCCGCAACCAGATGGACGTGATCCGCGCGCACGCCGAGGCGCTGGACGACGACCACGGCGTGGCGATCCGCGAGACGGTGGACACGGTGTCGAAGCTCGGCAGTGACGCCCGGACGGTCGCCCGGCTCGCCGACTCGGAGACGGTGTCCGTCCGGATCGACGAGGTCGTCGACGGCGTCGTCGCCGACCACTGCGAGGGGGTGACGGCGACGGCGACCCACGACGCCACGGTCGCCGAGTCCGTCGGCGGCGACGAACTGGACGACGGCGACGAACTGGACGCCCGCGTCGTGGCAGACGGGAGCGACGGCACCGTCGGCGACGGGGTGACGGTGACGACGGCCGTACCCTCGGCGACAGTCACCACGGACGAGCGAGCGCTCCGGGTGGCACTCGACAGCGCCGTCGCCAACGCGGTGGAACACGCCGACTCGCAGGTGACGGTGGGCTGCCGGGAACGAGAGACTGCCGACGGCTACGTCGTCGCCGTCGCCGACGACGGCCCGGGGCTCCCGGCCTCGGAGCGGGCGGCCTTGGAGGTGGACCGCGAGACGCAACTGGAGCACGCGACCGGGCTCGGGCTGTGGAAGCTCCGGTGGGCGGTCGAGGCGCTGGGCGGCACCGTCTCCGTGTCGACGGACGACGGGACGACGGTCTCCGTGACCGTCCCGGACCGTGGGTGA
- a CDS encoding FAD-dependent oxidoreductase, whose translation MTDPFVVVGGDAAGLSAASKCRREHPDREVIVFERGRWVSYAHCGLPYYVKGEVDDLLSLTTLSPEEVDDRGIDLRREYEVTAVDTARRTVTVEGPDGVVEQSYGDLLLATGARAVAPVDGVDLEGAFTLHHMDSAAALRAFLSEPGTVDPATVGDDYTDESAVRPYAERAPPETAAIVGGGYVGVETAEALAAWDLEVHLFQRGDALLPPFGEAVSEVVADELRERGVHLHLGCEVKALDGDGTDRLSAIRHTDGETTAEAAVVGVGVRPNAELATEAGVETGANGAVAVDEYGRTSAPDVYAAGDCAVAEHVVTGRRTWVPLGLTANRAGRAVGATVAGDPTPTGGVAGTAVVKAFDQECGRTGILDHDRAREAGFDPVSETVTAGSRSGYYPGNADTTVTLCADRDTGRLLGGSVVGTDRAAVRIDTVATALTGGLTVDELERTDLAYAPPFSPVWDPVLVAAKVVSGSVA comes from the coding sequence GTGACAGATCCGTTCGTCGTCGTCGGCGGTGACGCCGCCGGCCTGAGTGCCGCGAGCAAGTGCCGACGCGAGCACCCCGACCGCGAGGTGATCGTCTTCGAGCGCGGCCGGTGGGTGTCGTACGCCCACTGCGGGCTCCCGTACTACGTGAAAGGCGAGGTGGACGACCTGCTGTCGCTCACCACACTCTCGCCCGAGGAGGTCGACGACCGGGGGATCGACCTCCGGCGGGAGTACGAGGTGACCGCCGTCGACACGGCCCGCCGGACCGTGACCGTCGAGGGGCCGGACGGAGTCGTCGAGCAGTCGTACGGCGACCTGTTGCTCGCCACCGGGGCACGGGCGGTCGCGCCCGTCGACGGCGTCGACTTGGAGGGCGCGTTCACTCTCCACCACATGGACTCGGCGGCGGCGCTGCGGGCGTTCCTGTCGGAGCCGGGGACGGTCGACCCGGCGACGGTCGGCGACGACTACACGGACGAGTCGGCCGTCCGGCCGTACGCCGAGCGGGCGCCGCCGGAGACGGCCGCGATCGTCGGCGGCGGCTACGTCGGCGTCGAGACCGCAGAGGCGTTGGCCGCCTGGGATCTGGAGGTCCACCTGTTCCAACGAGGTGACGCGCTGCTCCCGCCGTTCGGCGAGGCGGTGAGCGAGGTCGTCGCCGACGAACTCCGCGAGCGCGGGGTCCACCTCCACCTCGGCTGTGAGGTGAAGGCACTCGACGGCGACGGGACGGATCGGTTGTCCGCGATCCGTCACACGGACGGGGAGACGACGGCGGAGGCGGCCGTCGTCGGCGTCGGCGTCCGGCCGAACGCGGAGCTGGCCACGGAGGCGGGCGTGGAGACGGGCGCGAACGGGGCGGTCGCGGTCGACGAGTACGGCCGGACGAGCGCGCCGGACGTGTACGCCGCCGGCGACTGCGCCGTCGCGGAACACGTCGTCACCGGCCGGCGAACGTGGGTCCCGCTGGGGCTGACGGCGAACCGTGCCGGCCGGGCCGTCGGCGCGACCGTCGCCGGCGACCCGACGCCGACGGGCGGTGTCGCCGGCACGGCAGTGGTGAAGGCGTTCGACCAGGAGTGTGGCCGGACCGGGATCTTGGACCACGACCGGGCCCGCGAGGCGGGCTTCGACCCCGTCTCCGAGACGGTGACGGCCGGCTCGCGGTCGGGCTACTACCCCGGGAACGCCGACACGACGGTGACACTGTGTGCCGACCGCGACACCGGGCGACTGCTCGGCGGGAGCGTCGTCGGCACGGACCGGGCGGCCGTCCGGATCGACACCGTGGCGACGGCCCTGACCGGCGGGCTCACGGTCGACGAACTGGAGCGGACGGACCTGGCGTACGCACCCCCGTTCTCCCCCGTCTGGGACCCCGTCCTCGTCGCGGCGAAGGTGGTGTCGGGGAGCGTGGCGTGA
- a CDS encoding UPF0058 family protein, whose amino-acid sequence MKKNELLHVHSLLLALARQFTERGVVSDEALDSYRETGVTPMSLRAARDDHVDAVLELATALGGSLDAADPTAGDDVDEADDGQPVVAESE is encoded by the coding sequence ATGAAGAAGAACGAACTGCTCCACGTCCACAGTCTGCTGCTGGCGCTGGCTCGCCAGTTCACGGAGCGTGGAGTGGTGTCTGACGAGGCGCTCGACAGCTACCGGGAGACCGGCGTGACACCGATGTCGCTACGTGCCGCCCGAGACGACCACGTCGACGCGGTCCTGGAGCTGGCGACCGCCCTCGGCGGGAGCTTAGACGCGGCCGACCCGACCGCCGGCGACGACGTCGACGAAGCCGACGACGGCCAGCCCGTCGTCGCCGAGTCGGAGTGA
- a CDS encoding DUF6338 family protein — MVLGGVQAFNLVSILLLILPGWLGVKLYLDGVERSDRLGRIDTVVVSIVVSLCGLLILAVFYTLWLLVFSYPSSPWYPTVRQLSPLVQAPVLVIINYANLVVVASILGLYCAYSGRLIGQLPDAPNKVWRTRLEAVEKSPGGDKIRVVTTDGDRITGELGNWSVDSRDLVVEDPKWTEVGVSGDDRILKNRRGSVYIRDSRIARVYVEGLEDAERRDSDGETAERNETTNDLIDAAKQDADGGDEGPDDVESSDSNSNERQLAVARHPRVLRVHVLQQVP; from the coding sequence ATGGTGCTCGGCGGGGTCCAGGCGTTCAATCTGGTCTCGATACTGTTGTTGATTCTGCCCGGCTGGCTCGGAGTGAAGCTGTACCTCGACGGTGTCGAGCGGAGTGACCGGCTCGGCCGGATTGACACTGTCGTGGTGAGTATTGTGGTGTCGCTGTGTGGCTTACTAATATTAGCAGTGTTTTACACACTCTGGCTCCTCGTCTTCAGCTACCCGTCGTCTCCGTGGTACCCTACAGTTCGACAACTGTCACCACTGGTTCAGGCGCCCGTACTTGTGATTATAAACTATGCAAATCTCGTAGTAGTGGCATCGATTCTTGGGCTATACTGTGCGTACAGTGGTCGCCTGATCGGTCAACTCCCCGACGCGCCGAACAAGGTCTGGCGGACGAGACTCGAAGCCGTCGAGAAAAGCCCAGGAGGCGACAAAATCCGAGTCGTCACAACAGACGGCGACCGGATCACAGGTGAACTCGGAAACTGGAGTGTCGACTCCCGAGATCTCGTCGTCGAGGACCCGAAGTGGACTGAAGTCGGTGTCTCTGGTGACGACCGAATACTCAAGAACCGTCGCGGTAGCGTTTACATCCGTGACAGTAGAATCGCCCGTGTCTACGTGGAGGGACTGGAAGATGCAGAGAGAAGGGATTCTGACGGTGAGACCGCAGAGAGAAACGAAACGACGAACGATCTGATCGACGCTGCCAAACAGGACGCCGACGGAGGTGACGAAGGGCCAGACGATGTAGAATCGAGTGACAGCAACTCAAACGAGAGACAACTCGCTGTTGCGCGCCATCCGCGGGTACTCCGTGTACACGTACTCCAGCAGGTCCCATAG
- a CDS encoding PadR family transcriptional regulator, with amino-acid sequence MNEQLLPLAMLDIAEDGRLEGITRFQKLVFLAQREREGASPYDFRADDYGPFSPDLYDDIDRLVDGDLIDYDEEETEFGNKVQVYTLTDMGRRAVENSDEMDFPVPEGELEELGDDFEDVDLWDLLEYVYTEYPRMARNSELSLV; translated from the coding sequence ATGAACGAACAACTGCTCCCACTGGCGATGCTCGACATCGCAGAGGACGGTCGACTGGAGGGAATCACCCGCTTCCAGAAGCTCGTCTTCCTCGCACAGCGGGAGCGGGAAGGAGCCAGTCCGTACGACTTCCGTGCGGACGACTACGGTCCGTTCTCGCCGGACCTGTACGACGACATCGACCGGTTGGTCGACGGCGATCTGATCGACTACGACGAGGAGGAGACCGAGTTCGGGAACAAGGTACAGGTGTACACGCTGACAGACATGGGGAGACGAGCCGTCGAGAACTCCGACGAAATGGACTTCCCAGTACCGGAGGGCGAGTTGGAGGAACTCGGCGACGACTTCGAGGACGTAGACCTATGGGACCTGCTGGAGTACGTGTACACGGAGTACCCGCGGATGGCGCGCAACAGCGAGTTGTCTCTCGTTTGA
- a CDS encoding DNA mismatch repair protein: MSLEGYWGVGPKTAATLRESLGEERAVRAIESADVRALTDAGVTAGRATRILRRATGEGAMEVLATSDARSVYDDLLDLAADYAVTRHAGDRIRVLTPLPDRAARESRLDDVLAAREAWEALDDDAREATLDAFERYDEADGTDRAAVETVLELRAAGLDGSHFEALADVDETALREAADALRYLDGETVREGADERLDRLRERQSAAADLRDSALDVVETVRSRGTRDADAFQSAAVEYVAEETGLGSAEVRAVAPDDARDAADFVGETLRALADDLETRAADRAETVRTELSAAVDAAGTDVETAVAAVDDIAFRLSLARFAAARDLVRPRLGGDGVAVREARNLTLSGEVQPITYGVGDHDRRRVPEGDRVSVLTGANSGGKTTLLETLCQVTLLAAMGLPVPAEEAEVGAFDSVVFHRRHASFNAGVLESTLRSIVPPLSGDGQTLMLVDEFEAITEPGRAADLLNGLVELTVDRGAVGVYVTHLADDLSPLPETARIDGIFAEGLTDDLELRVDYQPRFDSLGKSTPEFIVSRLVANAGDRADRQGFERLAAAVGEDAVQRTLEQGDWQPADGE; this comes from the coding sequence ATGTCACTGGAGGGGTACTGGGGTGTCGGGCCGAAGACGGCCGCGACGCTCCGCGAGTCGCTGGGCGAGGAGCGAGCCGTACGAGCCATCGAGTCGGCGGACGTGCGTGCCCTGACAGACGCCGGGGTCACCGCCGGACGCGCGACCCGGATTCTCCGGCGAGCGACCGGCGAGGGGGCGATGGAGGTGCTCGCCACCAGCGACGCCCGGAGCGTCTACGACGACCTGCTCGACCTCGCGGCCGACTACGCCGTCACCCGACACGCCGGCGACCGGATCAGAGTGTTGACACCGCTGCCGGACCGCGCGGCCCGGGAGTCACGGCTGGACGACGTGCTCGCGGCCCGGGAGGCGTGGGAGGCGCTCGACGACGACGCCCGGGAGGCGACCTTGGACGCCTTCGAGCGGTACGACGAGGCGGACGGCACGGACCGGGCGGCCGTCGAGACGGTGCTGGAGCTGCGGGCCGCCGGGTTAGACGGCAGCCACTTCGAGGCGCTGGCGGACGTCGACGAGACGGCGCTGCGGGAGGCGGCCGACGCCCTGCGCTACCTCGACGGGGAGACCGTCCGGGAGGGAGCAGACGAGCGACTGGACCGACTGCGCGAACGGCAGTCGGCGGCGGCCGACCTGCGCGACTCCGCGCTGGACGTGGTCGAGACCGTCCGGAGCCGGGGCACGCGCGACGCGGACGCCTTCCAGTCTGCGGCCGTGGAGTACGTCGCCGAGGAGACCGGCCTCGGGAGCGCGGAGGTGCGGGCGGTGGCGCCTGACGACGCCCGGGACGCGGCGGACTTCGTCGGGGAGACCCTGCGGGCGCTCGCCGACGACCTGGAGACGCGGGCGGCCGACCGGGCGGAGACGGTGCGAACGGAGCTGTCGGCGGCGGTCGACGCCGCGGGGACGGACGTAGAGACGGCCGTCGCCGCCGTCGACGATATCGCCTTCCGACTGTCGCTGGCACGGTTCGCGGCCGCCCGCGACCTCGTCCGCCCGCGGCTCGGCGGCGACGGCGTGGCCGTCCGCGAGGCCCGCAACCTGACGCTGTCCGGCGAGGTGCAGCCCATCACGTACGGCGTCGGCGATCACGACCGCCGACGAGTCCCCGAGGGCGACCGGGTGAGCGTGCTCACGGGCGCCAACTCCGGCGGGAAGACGACGTTACTGGAGACGCTGTGTCAGGTGACACTCCTGGCGGCGATGGGGCTGCCCGTTCCGGCCGAGGAGGCCGAAGTGGGAGCGTTCGACAGCGTCGTGTTCCACCGCCGGCACGCCTCGTTCAACGCCGGCGTGTTGGAGTCGACGCTCCGGTCGATCGTCCCGCCGTTGTCGGGCGACGGGCAGACGCTGATGTTGGTCGACGAGTTCGAGGCGATCACGGAGCCGGGACGGGCGGCGGACCTGCTCAACGGGCTCGTGGAGCTGACGGTCGACCGCGGTGCCGTCGGGGTGTACGTCACCCACCTCGCGGACGACCTCTCGCCGCTGCCGGAGACCGCCCGGATCGACGGTATCTTCGCCGAGGGGCTGACGGACGACCTGGAGCTTCGGGTGGACTACCAGCCACGGTTCGACAGCCTGGGGAAGTCGACGCCGGAGTTCATCGTCTCGCGGCTCGTCGCCAACGCGGGCGACCGTGCCGACAGACAGGGGTTCGAGCGGCTGGCGGCCGCCGTCGGCGAGGACGCCGTCCAACGGACGCTGGAGCAGGGTGACTGGCAGCCGGCCGACGGGGAGTGA
- a CDS encoding type 1 glutamine amidotransferase, translating to MTLRFALLNAAHEDEHTTRNFRRELDAELVEFDANDGELPPAVDPESATTPGAGEFDAAVVTGSRASVYWDEAWIPPLIDWVREAADAGLPVLGVCYGHQVLAEALGGRVTGMDEFEIGYREVRHHGDELFAGIDREFTVFTTHGDTVVDLPPAAVELAENDHGLHAFRQGHCWGVQFHPEYDRETAEHVTDGKRERLGEDRVETVLAGIDEEQSAAACEAKRLFDNFERYVRGLSTA from the coding sequence GTGACACTCCGGTTCGCACTGTTGAACGCGGCCCACGAGGACGAACACACGACACGGAACTTCAGACGGGAGCTCGACGCCGAACTCGTGGAGTTCGACGCGAACGACGGGGAACTGCCGCCGGCCGTCGACCCAGAGTCGGCGACGACCCCCGGTGCCGGCGAGTTCGACGCTGCGGTCGTCACCGGATCGCGGGCGTCTGTCTACTGGGACGAAGCGTGGATCCCGCCGTTGATCGACTGGGTCCGTGAGGCCGCAGACGCCGGGCTGCCGGTGTTGGGGGTGTGTTACGGCCACCAGGTGTTGGCCGAGGCGCTGGGCGGCCGCGTCACGGGGATGGACGAGTTCGAGATCGGCTACCGGGAGGTGCGTCACCACGGCGACGAACTGTTCGCCGGGATCGACCGGGAGTTCACCGTGTTCACCACCCACGGCGACACGGTGGTAGACCTCCCGCCGGCGGCCGTCGAACTCGCCGAGAACGACCACGGGCTCCACGCCTTCCGGCAGGGTCACTGTTGGGGCGTCCAGTTCCACCCGGAGTACGACCGCGAGACGGCCGAACACGTCACCGACGGGAAGCGGGAGCGGCTGGGCGAAGACAGAGTGGAGACGGTGTTGGCCGGGATCGACGAGGAACAGTCCGCCGCCGCCTGCGAAGCTAAGCGACTGTTCGACAACTTCGAGCGGTACGTTCGCGGGCTGTCGACGGCGTGA
- a CDS encoding alpha/beta fold hydrolase: MPHTTESGVRIYYETDGRGTVDGTETVVFLGDFGLGPWQWAWQAGALAGPFRTVVPTTRGAGRSDAPPGPYEIDDLVADVEAVLSAVGADSAHVVGAGLGGHVAIHAARRLGRVDRLVLLGTAASPSAYDPGALAADPNDPDAVRESLTAGLTEEFRTARSETVDRIVDWRTAEDAPPAVWEAQADAVTDATDWLYEVTDETLVVHGADDAVVPAAAGERLADDLPRGEFHAVPDAGHLVGVEAARPVNDRLHAFLGE, translated from the coding sequence GTGCCACACACGACCGAGAGCGGCGTACGGATCTACTACGAGACGGACGGCCGCGGCACCGTCGACGGGACCGAGACCGTGGTGTTCCTGGGTGACTTCGGCCTCGGCCCGTGGCAGTGGGCCTGGCAGGCGGGTGCGCTGGCGGGTCCGTTCCGGACGGTCGTCCCGACGACACGGGGGGCTGGCCGGTCGGACGCGCCGCCGGGGCCGTACGAGATCGACGATCTCGTCGCCGACGTAGAGGCGGTGTTGTCGGCGGTCGGCGCCGACTCTGCACACGTCGTCGGGGCCGGGCTGGGCGGCCACGTCGCGATCCACGCCGCCCGGCGACTCGGGCGGGTCGACCGACTCGTCCTGTTGGGCACGGCCGCGTCGCCGTCGGCGTACGATCCGGGGGCGCTCGCCGCGGACCCGAACGACCCCGACGCGGTCCGAGAGTCGCTGACCGCCGGGCTGACGGAGGAGTTCCGAACCGCACGGTCGGAGACGGTCGACCGGATCGTGGACTGGCGGACGGCAGAAGACGCCCCGCCGGCCGTCTGGGAGGCGCAGGCCGACGCGGTGACGGACGCGACCGACTGGCTGTACGAGGTGACCGACGAGACACTGGTCGTCCACGGCGCGGACGACGCCGTCGTCCCGGCGGCGGCGGGCGAACGGCTCGCCGACGACCTCCCCCGCGGGGAGTTCCACGCCGTCCCGGACGCCGGCCACCTCGTCGGCGTCGAGGCCGCACGTCCGGTGAACGACCGGCTCCACGCCTTCCTCGGGGAGTAG